The following are encoded in a window of Emcibacter sp. SYSU 3D8 genomic DNA:
- a CDS encoding TetR/AcrR family transcriptional regulator — translation MNLGQTTKWNLDSKWVVPPQQARSRKTLEDILGAAEKLFTAKGYENTAISDIGTLAGVSTGSIYSRFADKDSILQVIHDSFSKALTDTSADAFSLEEWRNHSAAEIIMAMVDRFFFAYRNYPGILCLIERQRLVNPAVDERARKWNNLSIARFQSLLTGHADEIPHPDTDHAVTVVHYLLHQTLAMTALFEQEKASPPFRLADDRFERDMMQMALRFFGLPDDTGTWTPHAWQRLIGW, via the coding sequence ATGAACTTAGGCCAGACAACAAAATGGAACCTCGACTCGAAATGGGTTGTTCCACCGCAGCAGGCCCGCAGCCGCAAAACGCTTGAGGACATCCTCGGCGCCGCGGAAAAATTATTCACCGCCAAAGGCTACGAAAACACCGCGATCAGCGACATCGGTACCCTGGCCGGCGTTTCCACTGGATCGATCTACAGCCGCTTTGCCGACAAGGATTCGATTCTGCAGGTCATCCACGACAGCTTTTCAAAGGCCCTGACCGATACCTCGGCCGATGCCTTTTCTCTGGAGGAGTGGCGCAACCACAGCGCGGCCGAGATCATCATGGCCATGGTGGACCGCTTCTTTTTCGCCTACCGCAACTATCCGGGCATCCTCTGCCTGATCGAGCGTCAGCGGCTGGTCAATCCAGCGGTCGATGAACGCGCGCGGAAGTGGAACAACCTGTCGATCGCCAGATTCCAGAGCCTGCTCACCGGCCATGCGGACGAAATTCCTCATCCGGACACCGACCATGCGGTTACGGTGGTCCATTATCTTCTGCATCAGACGCTCGCTATGACAGCCCTGTTCGAGCAGGAAAAGGCTTCACCGCCCTTCCGGCTGGCGGATGACCGGTTCGAGCGTGACATGATGCAGATGGCGCTGCGCTTTTTCGGATTGCCGGACGACACCGGCACCTGGACGCCGCATGCCTGGCAGCGTCTGATCGGGTGGTAA